A region from the Brassica napus cultivar Da-Ae chromosome C8, Da-Ae, whole genome shotgun sequence genome encodes:
- the LOC106377036 gene encoding mRNA-decapping enzyme-like protein: MSQNGKLIPPNMDQNSTRLLNLTVLQRIDPFIEEILITAAHVTLYEFNIEISQWSRKDVEGSLFVVKRNKQQPRFQFIVMNRRNTDNLVEDLLGDFEYEVQGPYLLYRNASQEVNGIWFYNERECEEVARLFDRLLSAYSKANQKPNTSSSKSEFRELEAVPTMAALDSPLEPSSTARDAPNDPAFVNFFSSAMTLGNGSASGPPYQSSATPLQPHQPTIAPPAPLQSSSPIMSHFENNPDLISSNNSNVHTDLVTPSSFFAPPRTMTQPLLVPGSSTPTAPPLNFNDASHHQRQHGTPMLQPFPPPTPPPSLAPSHSVPVINRDKVKEALLKLVQENEFIDMVTRALQNAHQQ; this comes from the exons ATGTCTCAGAACGGGAAGCTGATCCCACCAAATATGGATCAGAACAGTACGAGGCTCCTCAATCTCACAGTTCTCCAGCGAATCGATCCTTTCATCGAGGAGATCCTTATCACAGCAGCTCATGTCACCTTATATGAATTCAACATTGAGATCAGTCAATGG aGTCGTAAGGATGTTGAAGGGTCTTTGTTTGTTGTCAAAAG aaaTAAACAGCAACCTCGGTTTCAGTTTATTGTAATGAATCGCCGGAACACAG ATAATCTGGTGGAAGATCTCCTGGGAGATTTTGAGTATGAAGTCCAAGGTCCATATTTGCTTTACCGTAACGCATCTCAAGAAGTAAATGGCATTTGGTTCTACAATGAACGTGAATGTGAGGAGGTTGCACGTCTTTTCGACAG ATTACTTAGCGCATATTCCAAGGCAAACCAGAAGCCAAATACGTCATCTTCGAAAAG CGAGTTTAGGGAATTGGAAGCTGTGCCTACAATGGCGGCTCTGGATAGTCCTCTTGAACCATCTTCAACTGCTAGGGATGCCCCTAATGATCCTGCTTTTGTCAACTTCTTCAGC TCAGCGATGACTCTTGGTAACGGGTCTGCAAGTGGACCACCATATCAATCATCAGCAACTCCTCTACAACCTCATCAACCCACCATTGCGCCTCCTGCACCTCTGCAATCCTCCTCTCCTATTATGTCTCACTTTGAGAACAACCCTGATCTTATCAGCAGCAACAACTCCAACGTTCACACGGATCTGGTGACGCCGTCCTCGTTCTTTGCGCCCCCACGGACGATGACACAACCACTCCTTGTTCCTGGTTCATCTACGCCCACTGCGCCTCCTCTGAACTTTAATGATGCCTCTCACCATCAGCGCCAGCATGGTACCCCGATGCTCCAGCCTTTCCCGCCACCAACTCCACCACCCTCACTCGCTCCTTCACACAGTGTCCCGGTTATCAACAGAGACAAAGTCAAAGAAGCCCTTTTGAAGCTAGTTCAG GAGAACGAATTCATCGACATGGTGACCCGAGCTTTACAAAATGCACATCAACAATGA